The following is a genomic window from Thioclava electrotropha.
GACGCCGCGATCTCGGCGATCTGCGCCTGCGCGCCAGCCCGCGGCGGGTCGATCACCACCGCGTCGAACTTCGCCAGCTCGTCGGGCAGAAGCGGACGGCGGAACAGATCGCGCGCCTCGGTGGAGACCCGGTGCAGGCCCTGCGACTGACGCCAGCCCTGATCGAGCGCCTCGGTCATCGCCGCGACCCCTTCGACCGCGTGGACCTCGGCCAGTTCGGCCAGCGGCAGCGAGAAGGTGCCGCAGCCCGCGAACAGATCGGCCACCTTTTTCGCGTTGCCAATCGCCGCTTTCGCGAAGGCGGTCAGCACCGCTTCGCCGTGATGGGTCGCTTGCAGAAACGCGCCCGGCGGCGGCACGACCTTGGCCTTGCCGAATTGCTGGATCGCCGGTCGCCGCCCCGCGACGACCTGTCCGTTCCAGCTGAGCCGGGCGAGATCGTGGCTGCGCGCCAGACCCGACAAAGCCTCGAATTGGGCCGTATCAGGGTCTTTTCCGCCCTGTGCCGCGAGTTCCAGCCCGGCTCCCGACAGTGTCAGGGTGAAGGCGATTTCGCCTTTGCGCGAGCCTGCAATCGCGGTCGCCTCATGCAGCATCGGGATCGCGGCCAGCAGTTCGGGCCGCAGGATCAGACAGTTCGGTATCTCGACGACCGTGTCCGAGGCGCGGGCGTGAAACCCGACCAAGGTGCCCTTCTTCGTGCGCCGTCCCGAAAGCGTCGCCCGCCTGCGGGAATTCAGCGGGGAGGTCGCGATGGTCATCTCCGGCACGGGCAGGTTCCGCGCGGCCAGCGCCTGACGTACCACGTCCATCTTCCATTCGGCGGTGAACGCCTCGGATGCATGCTGCATCGAACAGGCCCCGCAGGAACGGTAATGCGGGCAGGGCGCTTTGACGCGCTCGGGCGAGGGCGTCACGATTTTCGGCTGCGCGATGCGGCCATCGACCACCTCGCCCTCGACCACCTCACCGGGAAGCGCCATGGCGACATGCACGGTCCCCTCGGGGCCATGGGTCACGCCGTCGGCATGCAGGGACAGTCGCTCGATTTCGTAGGTCATGCGCCTTCTCTAGCTGCGCGGCGCGGGTCAGAAAAGACCCTATTCCGCCGCATCCTCCGCGTCATCGCAGGTCAGGAAGCCGCCGGACTGACGTGCCCAGTAGCGCGCGTAGAGCCCGTTCATCGCCAGCAGCTCGTCATGGCTGCCCTGCTCGACGATCCGGCCTTCCTCCAGCACCACGATCCGGTCCATCTCGGCAATGGTGCTGAGGCGGTGGGCAATCGCCAGCACGGTCTTGCCCGCCATCACCCGGTGCAGCGCGCTTTGAATCTGAGCCTCCACCTCGGAATCGAGCGCCGAGGTCGCCTCGTCCAGCACGAGGATCGGCGCGTTCTTCAGAAAGGCGCGGGCAAGGGCGATCCGCTGGCGCTGGCCGCCCGACAGCTTCACCCCACGCTCGCCCAGCTTGGCGTCGTAGCCGCGATTGCCTTCGTGATCGGCGAGGCCGCGAATGAAGTGGTCCGCCTCGGCCTGCTTCGCGGCGGCGATCATCTCCTCCTCGGTGGCGTCGGGCTTGCCGTAAAGGATGTTCTCCCGCGCCGAGCGATTGAACATCGCCGTTTCCTGCGTGACCATCGCGATATTGCGGCGCAGGCTCTCCTGCGTGACCTCGCGAATTTTCTGCCCGTCGATCAGAATAGACCCTTTTTCGGGGTCATAGAGCCTAAGAAGCAGCGCCACGAGCGTCGATTTCCCCGCACCCGAAGCCCCGACGATCCCGATCCGCTCGCCATCCGCGATCGTCAGATTGATATCCGCGATCCCGCCGCTGCGGCGTCCATAGGCGAAATCGACATTGTCGAACTGGATCTCACCTTCCACATGGCGCAGCGTGCGGGCATCGGGCGCATCGGTCAGGTCGTGCATATGCGCAAGCGTCCGCATCCCGTCCTCGGCCTCGCCGATATGGGTCCAGACGGACATCAGCGCCTGGCTCACCCAGCCCGACATCTGCGACAGCCGGATCGCGATGGCTCCGGAGGTCGCGATGGCCCCGGCGGTGGCCTCGCCCTGCGACCATAGCCAGATCGCGCCGCCCACCAGCATCACCGGAACGATCCCGGCATAGGCCATCTGCACCACGCGATAGAGGCTTTGGACCATGCCGAAGGAATAGGTCTTCTGGCGAAACTTCTGCATCGCCTCCAGCGCCGCGCGATCCTCGTGCTCGGCATGGGCAAACAGCTTCACCGTCTTGATATTGGTGACCGTGTCGACGACCTGCCCCGTCACCATCGCCCGCGCCGAAGCCCGCTCGCGCGAGCGTCCGCGGATATGCGGCAAGAAGAGGCGGATGATCAGGTAGAGTCCGAAGGTCCAGAACACGAGACCCACGGCGCCCCAGCGGTCGATCTGCGCCAGAACGATCAGCGAGCCGACGATCGAGGCCAGCGCGAAGAGCCCGGTATTGATGATCTCCGTGACGGTATCGGTGACGGCGCGCGCGGTCTGCATCTGTTTCTGCGCGATGCGCCCGGCGAAGTCGTTGTCGAAGAAGGTGACCGATTGGCCCATCGTCCAGCGATGCAGGCGCGACAGCACCAGCGGCATCACATTGGGGCTGATCAGCAGGTTGTTGGTGGCGGAGCTGATCCCGAAGGTCAGGGGGCGGATCAGCAGGAAGAACGCGACGAACAGGACCAGCAGGCCGACATTGGCCCCGATCACAGCGGCGCGGTCGCTGTTGAGCGCCGCGTCGATCACCTGACCCAGAAGCCAGGCGGAGACGACCTCCATCACGCCGGCGATGGTCGTCCCAAAGCTGGCCACGGCAATCGCGCCCCAGCTGCCCTTTAGGCACCAGCGGAAGAAGGCGCCAAGCTGGCGCGGCGGGGCGCCTTCGGCGGGGGAGAAGGGATCGAACATGAGTCTCTCTTTCCCCTCCCGATATAGTCGATTGCGGCTCGGTTCAAAGCGCGGCGAGCAGATCCTCGCGCGTCAGCGTAAATCCGGAGGCGATCCAGCGCGCCTCTAGCGTCTTCAGCATATCTCCCAGCGCCTTGCCTTCATAGCGGGGCATCAGGTCTCGCGCTTGCAGCGGAAATCGCTGTTTTGCGCCGAAATAGACCCTGTTTTGCCAGCCGTCCGGCATCTCCTGCCCCATCAGCGCATGGCGCAGCAAAAACGCATCGGCCCCGGTCTCTGCCCCGAGCCGATAGCCAAGGACCGCCGCGTCATCACTGTCGGACAGCGAGGCGCGCAGAGCCTCGAGCTGCCTTGTGTCCTTTTTCGACAGGCGCAGCCGCTCGGCGACCCCTTCGCCGCCAATCGCCGCCAGCCTGCGGATCGGATCGGCGGGGCGATCCTCGAGATGGACGAGCGGCCCGAGCGCTGTCGCATCCGTGCCGGGCAGCACGGCCGTGAGAACCCCGCATTGAGCCATCGCCGCCACCGCGTGCACGGGATCGGGCGCGGCCAGCAATTTGCGCATCTCGCCGCCGAGGCGTTCGCGCGAAAGCGTCTCTATTCCGGCGATATTCTCGGCACACGCCGCCAA
Proteins encoded in this region:
- a CDS encoding class I SAM-dependent RNA methyltransferase, giving the protein MTYEIERLSLHADGVTHGPEGTVHVAMALPGEVVEGEVVDGRIAQPKIVTPSPERVKAPCPHYRSCGACSMQHASEAFTAEWKMDVVRQALAARNLPVPEMTIATSPLNSRRRATLSGRRTKKGTLVGFHARASDTVVEIPNCLILRPELLAAIPMLHEATAIAGSRKGEIAFTLTLSGAGLELAAQGGKDPDTAQFEALSGLARSHDLARLSWNGQVVAGRRPAIQQFGKAKVVPPPGAFLQATHHGEAVLTAFAKAAIGNAKKVADLFAGCGTFSLPLAELAEVHAVEGVAAMTEALDQGWRQSQGLHRVSTEARDLFRRPLLPDELAKFDAVVIDPPRAGAQAQIAEIAASKLKRLVHVSCNPVTFARDAETLIAAGFTLDKLLVVDQFRFSAHVELAALFTR
- a CDS encoding ABC transporter ATP-binding protein; the encoded protein is MFDPFSPAEGAPPRQLGAFFRWCLKGSWGAIAVASFGTTIAGVMEVVSAWLLGQVIDAALNSDRAAVIGANVGLLVLFVAFFLLIRPLTFGISSATNNLLISPNVMPLVLSRLHRWTMGQSVTFFDNDFAGRIAQKQMQTARAVTDTVTEIINTGLFALASIVGSLIVLAQIDRWGAVGLVFWTFGLYLIIRLFLPHIRGRSRERASARAMVTGQVVDTVTNIKTVKLFAHAEHEDRAALEAMQKFRQKTYSFGMVQSLYRVVQMAYAGIVPVMLVGGAIWLWSQGEATAGAIATSGAIAIRLSQMSGWVSQALMSVWTHIGEAEDGMRTLAHMHDLTDAPDARTLRHVEGEIQFDNVDFAYGRRSGGIADINLTIADGERIGIVGASGAGKSTLVALLLRLYDPEKGSILIDGQKIREVTQESLRRNIAMVTQETAMFNRSARENILYGKPDATEEEMIAAAKQAEADHFIRGLADHEGNRGYDAKLGERGVKLSGGQRQRIALARAFLKNAPILVLDEATSALDSEVEAQIQSALHRVMAGKTVLAIAHRLSTIAEMDRIVVLEEGRIVEQGSHDELLAMNGLYARYWARQSGGFLTCDDAEDAAE
- a CDS encoding CCA tRNA nucleotidyltransferase — encoded protein: MRLTGDWIEAEPTQRVLKMLEEGGHQALLVGGCVRNSALGAPVNDIDIASDARPERVIELAKAAGLKPVPTGVDHGTVTVVAEGHPHEVTTFRRDVETHGRHATVAFSDDIAEDAARRDFTMNALYARADGTVLDPLGTGLEDLAAHHVRFVGEAEERIREDYLRILRFFRFTAWYGHDLDPDGLAACAENIAGIETLSRERLGGEMRKLLAAPDPVHAVAAMAQCGVLTAVLPGTDATALGPLVHLEDRPADPIRRLAAIGGEGVAERLRLSKKDTRQLEALRASLSDSDDAAVLGYRLGAETGADAFLLRHALMGQEMPDGWQNRVYFGAKQRFPLQARDLMPRYEGKALGDMLKTLEARWIASGFTLTREDLLAAL